In Paenibacillus phoenicis, one genomic interval encodes:
- a CDS encoding bactofilin family protein, translating to MFKDKKAPRLTDTLIGQGSLVEGKLECKSNLRVEGQIHGEIDCQGQIIIGETGEAMSNIKGADVIVAGKVIGDVTTTGKLTITASGQVDGNVDVAKLIIVEGGLLNGSSKMERVAPAPTPSASSGKGKVKKAARPEAG from the coding sequence ATGTTCAAAGACAAGAAAGCCCCCCGTCTGACCGATACCCTGATCGGCCAAGGCAGCCTGGTAGAAGGCAAGCTGGAGTGCAAGTCCAATCTGCGTGTGGAGGGTCAAATCCATGGGGAGATCGACTGCCAGGGACAGATCATCATCGGCGAAACCGGCGAGGCCATGTCCAACATTAAAGGCGCCGATGTGATCGTCGCCGGCAAAGTCATCGGAGATGTCACCACTACAGGGAAACTCACAATCACCGCAAGCGGTCAAGTCGACGGCAACGTGGATGTGGCCAAGCTGATCATCGTTGAAGGTGGACTGCTGAACGGATCGAGCAAAATGGAACGGGTGGCCCCCGCCCCCACCCCATCGGCTTCTAGCGGCAAAGGCAAGGTCAAGAAAGCCGCGCGCCCCGAAGCAGGGTAA
- a CDS encoding ABC transporter permease: protein MNNFLALVQNENMKIYRRVRTWIMFGLLVLLTILFGVLFSLDGGSQRLSAWDALDQLSFLYYLVSIYAAVIAADIVAGEFTWGTIKLLLIRPWTRTKVLLSKLLAVLLFTLAMSAVFFAIALAVSFLIFPNEPSQYLGASPLSRILESLLYSYIDLLVIAAFSFMLSTVFRSSGIAIGLSLFILFAGNIFTLLFHPSRYAWAKYLLFTNMDLGQYRGGQVGPAGMTLGFSITVLAVYVLLFLAVAWLVFKKRDVAA from the coding sequence TTGAATAATTTTCTCGCGCTGGTCCAAAACGAAAACATGAAGATTTACCGGCGGGTTCGCACCTGGATTATGTTTGGGCTGCTTGTCCTGCTGACGATCCTGTTTGGGGTGCTGTTCTCGTTGGACGGCGGCAGCCAGCGGCTGAGCGCCTGGGACGCTCTGGACCAACTCAGTTTCCTGTATTATCTCGTCAGCATCTATGCCGCCGTTATTGCCGCTGACATCGTAGCCGGTGAGTTCACCTGGGGAACGATCAAGCTGCTGCTGATCCGTCCTTGGACGCGGACGAAGGTGCTGCTGTCCAAGCTGCTGGCCGTGCTGCTATTTACGCTGGCGATGAGCGCGGTATTTTTCGCCATCGCCCTGGCCGTTTCGTTCCTGATTTTCCCGAATGAGCCATCGCAATACCTAGGGGCAAGCCCGCTGAGCCGGATTCTGGAAAGTCTGCTGTACAGCTATATCGATTTGCTGGTAATTGCAGCATTTTCGTTTATGCTGTCGACGGTCTTTCGCTCTAGCGGCATTGCCATCGGACTGTCGCTCTTCATCTTGTTTGCGGGCAACATCTTTACGTTGTTGTTCCACCCGTCGCGTTATGCTTGGGCCAAATATCTGCTGTTTACCAATATGGATCTAGGCCAATATCGCGGGGGGCAGGTCGGACCGGCCGGGATGACGCTGGGCTTCTCCATCACGGTGCTGGCGGTCTACGTCCTGCTGTTCCTGGCGGTGGCCTGGCTCGTATTCAAGAAGCGTGACGTTGCTGCATAA
- a CDS encoding ABC transporter ATP-binding protein gives MTQEPVVRMRDVTKRIGSKTLIDRLTLDIPRGQVYGFLGPNGAGKTTTIRMMVGLMSISEGDILIEGASIKDRFEEAISHVGAIVENPEMYKFLTGYQNLLHYARMSPGVTKQRIWEAVERVGMQNRIHDKVKTYSLGMRQRLGVAQAILHRPKLLVLDEPTNGLDPQGIRELRDYLRALAREEGTTVFVSSHLLSEMELMCDTVAVIQQGRLVDVKSLHPEAVEGRAQETAFDVSDPQRAVGLIAGARLEGGRLIVSADRKAAAEINAKLVLAGIDVYAIQAVTRSLEDQFLELTGGKDIE, from the coding sequence ATGACGCAGGAACCCGTCGTACGCATGCGGGACGTCACCAAGCGCATCGGCAGCAAGACGCTGATCGACCGATTAACGCTGGATATCCCGAGAGGACAAGTATACGGCTTCCTGGGTCCCAACGGAGCCGGGAAAACGACCACGATCCGGATGATGGTCGGACTGATGTCGATATCGGAAGGCGATATCCTGATCGAAGGGGCCAGCATTAAGGATCGTTTCGAAGAGGCGATATCGCATGTCGGCGCCATCGTGGAGAATCCGGAGATGTACAAGTTCCTGACCGGGTACCAGAATTTGCTACATTACGCCCGCATGTCTCCGGGGGTCACGAAACAGCGGATCTGGGAGGCGGTCGAGCGGGTTGGCATGCAGAACCGCATCCATGACAAAGTCAAGACGTATTCGCTGGGCATGCGCCAGCGGCTTGGGGTTGCGCAGGCCATCCTGCATCGGCCGAAGCTGCTGGTGCTGGACGAGCCCACCAACGGGCTCGACCCGCAGGGCATCCGCGAGCTCCGCGATTATCTGCGGGCGCTGGCGCGGGAGGAAGGGACGACCGTGTTTGTCTCCAGCCATTTGCTGTCGGAAATGGAGCTGATGTGCGACACGGTCGCGGTTATCCAGCAGGGACGGCTGGTGGACGTCAAGTCCCTGCACCCGGAAGCCGTCGAAGGCCGGGCGCAGGAGACGGCCTTCGACGTAAGCGATCCGCAGCGCGCGGTAGGGCTGATCGCAGGCGCTCGCCTCGAAGGCGGCCGGCTGATCGTGTCCGCCGACCGGAAGGCTGCGGCGGAGATCAACGCGAAGCTGGTCTTGGCGGGCATTGACGTGTACGCCATCCAGGCGGTGACGCGTTCGCTGGAGGATCAATTCCTGGAGCTGACGGGAGGGAAGGACATTGAATAA
- the gltB gene encoding glutamate synthase large subunit, giving the protein MKHTVIPPKQGLYDPAFEKDACGMGFVAHIKGKASHDIVSQALTMLANMEHRGGQGSEPNSGDGAGILLQIPHRFFAAEAAKLGFTLPEAGQYGVGMLFLPHDEAVRAKQEEELVRIAEEEGQRVLGFRTVPTRDDMLGQSAKAAKPFVRQIFIERSADLKEDLDFERKLYVIRRRAERAIRYSGAEQGDAFYVPSLSCRKVVYKGMLTTEQVGQFYLDLRDERLESAIAMVHSRFSTNTFPSWERAHPYRFMIHNGEINTLRGNVNWMHARQSMFKSEKFGDDLEKVKPIINPDGSDTAMFDNTFEFLYLSGRSLPHVAMMMVPEPWVGRDDMDPDKKAFYEYHSTMMEPWDGPAAMGFTDGIQIGAILDRNGLRPSRYYVTKDDLIVLSSEVGVLDIPAENVLYKDRLRPGRMLLVDTQVGRIISDEEVKSAIAKEHPYREWLNEHLVELEDLPEAKELPPESHEDIARRQMAFGYTYEDLRKVLEPMALTGQENIASMGYDAPLAVLSEHPQRLYNYFKQMFAQVTNPPIDAIREELVTSTATTIGPERNLLQPEPESCRQIRLDSPILSNEDFAKIRHLHRPGFKAITIPILFPAAEGAEGLRKALDTLCEAADRVIAKGHNILILSDRDMDAENAAIPALLAVSCLHHHLIREETRTKVSLLLESGEPREVHHFALLLGYGVSAVNPYLAFESLKDMIAQGMLQGISHEKAVYNFIKAATKGVVKTLSKMGISTIQSYRGAQIFEAVGLEPSFVDRYFTWTPSRIGGIGLKEVAAETLAHHFRAFTDKDGNDKVLDSIGEYQWRSGGEEHLFNPQTVHLLQQAVRTGDYKLYKKFAELVQGENNKHLTLRSLLELKPVGPKVPLEEVESAASIMRRFKTGAMSFGSISKEAHETIAIAMNRIGGKSNTGEGGEDPARYVPDANGDLRRSAIKQVASGRFGVTSHYLVNADEIQIKMAQGAKPGEGGQLPGRKVYPWVAEVRGSTPGVGLISPPPHHDIYSIEDLAELIYDLKNANPKARINVKLVAEAGVGTIAAGVAKGRADVILISGYDGGTGASPQSSIRHAGLPWELGLAETHQTLILNNLRDRVVLETDGKMLNGRDLAVAALLGAEEFGFSTAPLVAVGCIMMRVCQLDTCPVGVATQNPELRKNFTGDPQHVVNFMTFVAEDLREWMSELGFRTLEEMIGRTDCLDAVKAVDHWKKKGVDLSSLLHMPELPEGSSRYCTKQQNHGLEETLDMTKLLPLALPALERGEAVSARLPICNVNRATGTIVGYEVTRRYGQQGLPEDTITFHFEGSAGQSFGAFIPKGMTLTVEGDANDYTGKGLSGGKVIVKPSPRATFVPEENIIIGNTSFYGATSGEAYIRGIAGERFAVRNSGANVVVEGVGDHGCEYMTGGRVVILGETGRNFAAGMSGGIAYVFDESGDFAGRCNLEMVLLESVEDPAEIDQLRTLISRHILYTDSTVGRRVLDRWNEYLPKFVRVIPKDYKRMLEQIRKVENEGLKGEAALLAAFEANARELARAGNN; this is encoded by the coding sequence ATGAAACATACCGTTATACCTCCCAAGCAGGGACTCTATGATCCCGCTTTCGAAAAAGACGCTTGCGGCATGGGCTTCGTGGCTCATATCAAAGGGAAAGCCTCCCATGATATCGTCAGCCAAGCGCTGACCATGCTGGCGAATATGGAACACCGGGGCGGCCAAGGCAGCGAACCGAATTCGGGGGATGGCGCAGGTATTTTACTGCAAATCCCGCACCGTTTTTTTGCCGCTGAAGCAGCAAAGCTTGGATTTACACTGCCGGAGGCAGGACAATATGGCGTTGGGATGCTGTTCCTGCCTCATGACGAAGCGGTTCGGGCTAAGCAGGAGGAAGAGCTCGTGCGTATCGCCGAGGAGGAAGGACAACGCGTCCTTGGCTTCCGTACGGTGCCAACTCGCGACGATATGCTGGGCCAATCGGCCAAAGCGGCTAAACCGTTCGTCCGCCAGATTTTTATCGAGCGTTCCGCAGATCTGAAGGAGGATCTGGACTTTGAGCGCAAGCTGTACGTGATCCGGCGCCGGGCTGAACGCGCGATCCGCTATAGCGGCGCCGAGCAAGGGGATGCTTTTTACGTACCCAGCTTATCGTGCCGGAAAGTAGTCTACAAAGGGATGCTGACCACGGAGCAGGTCGGGCAATTCTACCTCGACTTGCGGGACGAGAGACTGGAATCGGCTATCGCGATGGTGCACTCGCGCTTCAGTACGAATACGTTCCCAAGCTGGGAGCGGGCGCATCCGTACCGCTTTATGATTCACAACGGCGAGATTAATACGCTGCGCGGCAACGTGAACTGGATGCATGCCCGTCAGTCGATGTTCAAGAGCGAGAAGTTTGGCGACGATTTGGAAAAGGTAAAACCGATCATCAATCCGGACGGCTCGGATACGGCGATGTTCGACAATACGTTTGAATTCCTGTACTTGAGCGGACGCTCCCTGCCTCACGTAGCGATGATGATGGTGCCTGAGCCTTGGGTTGGCCGGGACGACATGGACCCGGACAAAAAGGCGTTCTACGAATACCACAGCACGATGATGGAGCCATGGGACGGGCCTGCGGCGATGGGCTTTACCGACGGGATCCAGATTGGGGCGATTTTGGACCGGAACGGCTTGCGTCCATCGCGTTATTACGTAACGAAGGACGACTTGATCGTCCTCTCCTCGGAGGTTGGCGTGCTTGATATCCCGGCGGAGAATGTGCTCTATAAGGACCGGCTGCGTCCGGGCCGGATGCTGCTGGTCGACACGCAGGTAGGCCGGATCATTTCCGACGAGGAAGTGAAATCCGCCATCGCGAAGGAGCATCCGTACCGTGAATGGCTGAACGAGCATCTCGTTGAGCTGGAAGATCTGCCGGAAGCGAAAGAACTGCCGCCGGAGAGTCATGAAGACATTGCGCGCCGTCAAATGGCGTTTGGCTATACGTATGAAGACCTGCGGAAGGTGCTTGAGCCGATGGCCTTAACCGGTCAGGAAAATATCGCTTCGATGGGTTACGACGCGCCGCTCGCCGTCTTGTCCGAACATCCGCAGCGATTGTACAACTACTTCAAGCAGATGTTTGCGCAGGTTACCAACCCGCCGATCGATGCGATCCGCGAGGAGCTCGTTACCTCGACCGCAACGACGATTGGGCCGGAGCGCAACCTGCTTCAGCCGGAGCCGGAGAGCTGCCGTCAAATCCGGTTGGATTCGCCGATTCTGTCCAATGAGGACTTTGCGAAAATCCGCCATCTGCACCGGCCAGGGTTTAAAGCGATCACGATTCCAATCCTGTTCCCGGCTGCCGAAGGAGCGGAGGGGCTGCGCAAGGCGTTGGATACGTTATGCGAAGCAGCAGATCGGGTCATCGCCAAGGGCCATAATATCCTGATCTTGTCCGACCGCGATATGGATGCGGAGAACGCGGCTATCCCGGCGTTGCTGGCAGTATCCTGCTTGCATCACCATCTGATCCGTGAAGAGACGCGGACCAAGGTCAGCCTGCTGCTGGAGTCGGGCGAGCCGCGTGAAGTACACCATTTTGCGTTGCTGCTTGGTTACGGCGTCAGCGCAGTGAATCCATATCTTGCGTTCGAATCGTTAAAGGATATGATTGCTCAAGGGATGCTGCAGGGCATTTCGCATGAAAAAGCGGTGTACAACTTCATTAAAGCTGCGACCAAAGGGGTCGTTAAAACGTTGTCCAAAATGGGCATCTCGACGATTCAATCGTACCGCGGGGCGCAAATTTTCGAAGCGGTTGGCCTGGAGCCTTCCTTCGTAGACCGTTACTTTACGTGGACGCCGTCGCGGATCGGGGGCATTGGCTTGAAAGAAGTGGCCGCCGAAACGCTCGCCCATCATTTCCGTGCCTTTACCGATAAGGATGGCAATGACAAGGTGCTGGATTCCATCGGGGAATACCAGTGGCGCAGCGGCGGGGAAGAGCATCTATTCAACCCGCAAACGGTGCATTTGCTGCAGCAGGCGGTCCGTACGGGCGATTATAAACTGTATAAGAAATTCGCCGAGCTGGTGCAAGGCGAGAACAATAAACATTTGACGCTGCGCTCTTTGCTGGAGCTGAAGCCGGTCGGGCCGAAGGTGCCGCTGGAGGAAGTGGAATCGGCTGCTTCGATCATGCGCCGCTTCAAGACCGGGGCGATGTCGTTTGGCTCGATCAGTAAAGAAGCGCATGAGACGATTGCGATCGCGATGAACCGCATCGGAGGCAAGAGCAACACCGGCGAAGGCGGCGAGGATCCGGCGCGTTATGTGCCGGACGCTAACGGCGATCTGCGCCGCAGCGCGATCAAGCAGGTGGCGTCGGGACGGTTTGGTGTTACATCGCACTACTTGGTGAACGCCGACGAAATCCAGATTAAGATGGCGCAAGGGGCGAAACCGGGTGAAGGCGGTCAGCTGCCGGGCCGTAAGGTGTATCCTTGGGTAGCGGAAGTACGCGGCTCCACGCCGGGGGTTGGCTTGATTTCGCCGCCGCCGCACCATGATATCTATTCGATCGAGGATTTGGCGGAGTTGATTTACGATCTGAAGAACGCCAATCCGAAAGCGCGTATCAACGTGAAGCTGGTTGCAGAGGCCGGCGTCGGAACGATTGCTGCCGGCGTTGCTAAAGGCCGCGCGGACGTCATTCTGATCAGCGGTTATGACGGGGGCACTGGTGCTTCGCCGCAAAGCTCGATCCGCCATGCGGGCTTGCCGTGGGAGCTGGGGCTGGCTGAAACGCATCAGACCCTAATCCTAAACAACCTGCGCGACCGCGTCGTACTGGAAACCGACGGCAAGATGCTGAACGGCCGCGACCTCGCTGTCGCCGCACTGCTTGGGGCTGAGGAGTTTGGCTTCTCGACTGCACCTCTGGTGGCGGTTGGCTGTATCATGATGCGGGTATGCCAGCTGGATACATGCCCAGTAGGGGTTGCCACGCAAAATCCGGAGCTGCGCAAAAACTTCACCGGAGATCCGCAGCACGTTGTCAACTTTATGACCTTCGTGGCAGAGGATCTGCGCGAATGGATGTCCGAGCTGGGCTTCCGCACACTGGAAGAAATGATCGGACGCACCGACTGCCTGGATGCGGTGAAGGCGGTGGATCATTGGAAGAAGAAAGGCGTTGATCTCAGCTCGTTGCTGCATATGCCGGAGCTTCCGGAAGGAAGCAGCCGCTATTGCACGAAACAGCAAAACCATGGGCTGGAAGAGACGTTGGATATGACGAAGCTGCTGCCGCTGGCTCTGCCTGCGCTGGAGCGCGGCGAAGCCGTCAGCGCCCGGCTGCCGATCTGCAACGTGAACCGGGCGACCGGGACGATTGTAGGCTACGAAGTTACCCGCCGTTATGGACAGCAAGGGCTGCCTGAGGATACGATCACGTTCCATTTTGAAGGTTCTGCGGGCCAAAGCTTTGGGGCGTTTATCCCGAAAGGCATGACCCTCACCGTCGAAGGCGATGCCAACGACTACACCGGCAAGGGGCTGTCCGGCGGCAAGGTGATTGTGAAGCCGTCGCCGCGTGCAACGTTTGTCCCAGAGGAGAACATCATCATTGGCAATACGTCGTTCTATGGTGCAACGAGCGGGGAGGCTTACATCCGCGGGATTGCCGGGGAACGGTTTGCGGTGCGGAACTCCGGGGCCAACGTCGTCGTTGAAGGCGTCGGTGACCATGGCTGCGAATATATGACCGGCGGACGGGTTGTCATCTTGGGTGAAACCGGCCGGAACTTTGCAGCCGGGATGTCCGGCGGGATCGCATACGTGTTTGATGAGAGCGGAGATTTTGCGGGCCGCTGCAACCTGGAAATGGTGCTGCTCGAGTCGGTGGAGGATCCGGCGGAAATCGATCAGCTGCGGACGTTAATCAGCCGTCACATCCTGTACACGGATAGTACGGTTGGACGCCGCGTGCTGGATCGTTGGAACGAGTACCTGCCGAAATTCGTCCGCGTCATTCCGAAGGACTACAAACGGATGTTGGAGCAAATCCGTAAAGTTGAAAATGAAGGGCTGAAGGGTGAAGCCGCGCTGCTCGCTGCATTTGAAGCGAATGCGCGCGAGCTGGCCCGTGCCGGCAACAACTAA
- a CDS encoding ABC transporter ATP-binding protein: MSTRHFFWRLLLNRPAFYIANLLSWTIIHMIPLLPGLITKAFFDDLEGSANLPFGVEGLTALLIGVALARIAMIAVGCWTDGSYRFRISMLLRRNMLAHVLREPGAKAIPCAPGEAISNFRDDVDQAEEAMSWSVDMLGLMGFVVISSYILISIDAQLTFFVFVPLILVVTAAQIATARIQKYRAASRAATANVTSSISEMFANVQAIQVAGAEERIVRRFERLSDERRKMMVKDKLITESLSSVFTNSVNLGTGMILVLAGYKMRSGSFSVGDLSLFIYYLTFVTQLISNVGNFMTFYKQMAISFSRLKHMLQGAPAKLLTVPAYIGIGKRRESDTDHGMKGAATALSVSGLGTYPAESPLEQDDRNVLAADLPAEPLQLLEVSGLTYRYPETGRGIENVSLRLPRGSFTVVTGMIGSGKTTLLRALLGLLPAEAGEIRWNGRIVRTPADFFVPPQSAYTAQIPRLYSDKLRNNILLGLPEDEGSLTQALHVAVLEDDVAQLAHGLDTMVGPRGVKLSGGQVQRTAAARMLVREAQLYVFDDLSSALDVETERKLWERLFQSRGEATCLVVSHRKAALSHADHIIVLKDGTIEAEGTAEQLLATSASFRQLWYGEEPQADGA, translated from the coding sequence ATGAGCACGCGGCATTTTTTCTGGAGATTGCTGCTGAATCGTCCGGCTTTTTATATCGCGAACCTGCTCTCCTGGACGATCATTCATATGATCCCGCTGCTTCCGGGCCTGATTACGAAGGCGTTCTTCGATGATTTGGAAGGCAGCGCCAACCTCCCATTCGGAGTTGAGGGACTAACGGCGTTGCTTATCGGCGTGGCGCTGGCGCGCATCGCGATGATCGCTGTAGGCTGCTGGACAGATGGCAGCTACCGATTCCGGATCAGCATGCTGCTGCGGCGAAATATGCTGGCCCATGTGCTTCGGGAGCCCGGCGCCAAAGCGATCCCTTGCGCACCGGGGGAGGCGATCAGCAATTTCCGCGATGACGTGGATCAAGCGGAGGAAGCGATGAGCTGGTCGGTGGATATGCTTGGCCTGATGGGCTTTGTTGTGATCTCCAGTTATATTCTGATTTCAATCGATGCGCAGTTGACGTTCTTCGTCTTTGTACCGCTCATTCTGGTCGTGACAGCCGCGCAAATCGCCACGGCGCGCATTCAGAAGTACCGGGCTGCCAGCCGCGCTGCCACAGCGAATGTAACCAGCTCAATCAGCGAGATGTTCGCGAACGTACAGGCGATTCAAGTCGCGGGAGCGGAAGAGCGGATCGTCCGGCGGTTCGAACGTCTGAGCGACGAGCGCCGGAAGATGATGGTCAAAGATAAGCTGATCACCGAATCGCTGTCCTCTGTGTTTACGAACTCCGTCAACCTCGGAACCGGAATGATTCTGGTGCTGGCCGGTTACAAGATGCGCAGCGGATCGTTTTCCGTCGGTGACTTGTCGCTGTTCATCTATTACTTAACCTTTGTCACCCAATTGATTTCGAACGTCGGGAACTTTATGACGTTTTATAAGCAAATGGCGATCAGCTTCTCCCGCCTGAAGCACATGCTTCAAGGCGCTCCGGCCAAGCTGCTGACGGTTCCGGCGTACATCGGAATCGGCAAGCGGCGGGAGTCGGACACCGATCACGGGATGAAGGGCGCAGCAACTGCGTTAAGCGTCTCGGGATTGGGGACGTATCCGGCTGAATCTCCGTTAGAGCAGGACGACCGGAATGTACTTGCAGCCGATCTGCCGGCAGAGCCGCTGCAGCTGCTGGAGGTAAGCGGACTAACCTATCGCTATCCGGAGACTGGCCGGGGCATCGAGAACGTCAGTCTGCGCCTGCCGCGCGGATCGTTTACGGTCGTCACCGGCATGATCGGCTCCGGCAAAACCACGCTGCTGCGGGCGTTGCTTGGCCTGCTGCCGGCGGAAGCCGGGGAGATCCGCTGGAACGGCCGCATCGTCCGTACGCCGGCTGACTTTTTTGTTCCGCCGCAAAGCGCGTATACGGCGCAAATCCCGCGCCTGTACAGCGACAAGCTGCGGAACAACATCCTGCTCGGGCTGCCCGAGGACGAGGGCAGCCTGACGCAGGCGCTGCACGTCGCCGTGCTGGAGGACGACGTGGCGCAGCTCGCGCATGGCCTCGACACGATGGTCGGACCGCGCGGCGTCAAGCTCTCCGGCGGCCAGGTCCAACGGACCGCGGCCGCCCGGATGCTCGTGCGCGAGGCACAGCTGTACGTGTTCGACGACCTGTCGAGCGCGCTCGACGTTGAAACCGAACGTAAGCTGTGGGAGCGGTTGTTCCAATCCCGAGGCGAGGCAACCTGCCTCGTGGTGTCGCACCGCAAGGCCGCGCTCTCGCACGCGGACCATATCATCGTGCTGAAGGACGGCACGATTGAAGCCGAAGGCACGGCGGAGCAGCTGCTCGCCACCAGCGCCAGCTTCCGCCAGCTCTGGTACGGCGAGGAGCCGCAGGCCGACGGGGCATAA
- a CDS encoding ABC transporter ATP-binding protein translates to MGKGERPLAEQTVASQGGKRRTRPLGHYLEMLEKYVFTQRKLLFSMAALLLISIALQLINPQVIRYFIDTAQGDGSLKPLYIAAGLFIGFSLIQQLVSVCASYFSENLGWTTTNKLRADLVRHCLSLDMSFHKSNTSGSLIERVDGDVNALANFFSSFLIHMLGNLLLMTGILLLLFRESIWIGAAMSLFVVGAIFMIRKIREFTVPVWTKWRVQNAELYGFIGEQLEGTEDTRANGAAGYVLERFYAMARRMLPIRVRASVGFGMMWGTTILVFALGNAAAFLVCAWLWRRGELTIGSIYLVFYYTELLAQPIEKIRTQLDDLQKADASLIRVRDLLNTKSRITDGPGAPLPKGPLSVKIDRLTFSYEEDGEPTLHEVDLMLKPGETLGLLGRTGSGKSTLARLLLRFYDPQQGKIELSGIDIRECKLHELRSGVAMVTQNIEIMEGTVRDNLALFDESIRDEDIIAVLNELGLQEWYAALPDGLDTVLSSGGGSLSAGEAQLLAFARVFLTNPGLVILDEASSRLDPLTENRIETAITRLLESRTCMIIAHRLSTVQRADQILILENGRIVEYGPRKELAADPGSRFSRMLSVGLEEVLA, encoded by the coding sequence ATGGGAAAGGGGGAGCGGCCTTTGGCTGAACAAACTGTTGCATCGCAAGGCGGCAAACGAAGGACGAGACCTCTAGGGCATTATCTCGAAATGCTGGAGAAATACGTGTTCACGCAACGCAAGCTGCTGTTCAGTATGGCTGCGTTGCTGTTGATCTCGATCGCTTTGCAGCTGATTAATCCGCAAGTCATTCGTTATTTTATCGATACCGCGCAGGGGGATGGAAGTTTAAAGCCTTTATATATCGCGGCGGGACTCTTCATCGGCTTCTCTCTGATCCAACAGCTCGTATCGGTGTGCGCGTCCTACTTCAGCGAGAACCTGGGCTGGACGACAACAAACAAGCTGCGTGCGGACCTCGTCAGACATTGCCTGTCGCTGGATATGTCGTTCCACAAGTCGAACACTTCCGGTTCTTTGATTGAACGGGTGGACGGCGACGTCAACGCGCTGGCCAACTTCTTCTCCAGCTTCCTGATCCATATGCTGGGCAATTTGCTGCTGATGACGGGCATCCTGTTGCTGCTGTTCCGTGAAAGCATCTGGATTGGTGCAGCGATGAGCTTATTTGTCGTTGGTGCCATCTTTATGATTCGGAAAATTCGTGAGTTTACGGTTCCGGTGTGGACCAAGTGGCGTGTCCAAAATGCCGAGCTTTACGGGTTTATCGGCGAACAGCTGGAAGGCACCGAGGATACCCGGGCGAACGGGGCAGCCGGTTACGTGCTGGAACGCTTCTATGCCATGGCCCGGCGGATGCTGCCGATACGCGTTCGCGCCTCGGTGGGCTTCGGTATGATGTGGGGGACAACGATTCTCGTGTTCGCTCTGGGCAATGCCGCCGCCTTTCTGGTTTGCGCCTGGTTGTGGAGACGGGGCGAGCTGACGATCGGTTCGATCTACCTTGTGTTTTATTACACGGAGCTGCTGGCTCAGCCGATTGAGAAGATCCGTACCCAGCTGGATGATCTGCAAAAAGCCGACGCCAGTCTAATCCGCGTCCGGGATCTGCTGAATACGAAATCGCGGATTACCGACGGTCCAGGCGCACCGCTGCCGAAGGGGCCGTTATCCGTGAAAATCGACCGCCTGACGTTCTCGTACGAGGAAGACGGAGAGCCGACACTGCATGAGGTGGATTTGATGCTGAAGCCGGGAGAAACGCTCGGCTTGCTAGGCCGCACTGGCAGCGGAAAATCTACATTGGCGCGGCTGCTGCTGCGCTTCTACGATCCCCAACAGGGCAAGATCGAGCTGTCGGGCATCGACATCCGCGAGTGCAAGCTGCACGAGCTGCGGAGCGGGGTGGCGATGGTGACGCAAAACATCGAGATTATGGAAGGCACCGTTCGCGATAATCTGGCTCTGTTTGATGAAAGCATACGGGATGAGGACATCATCGCGGTGTTAAATGAGTTGGGATTGCAGGAGTGGTATGCTGCTTTGCCTGATGGACTGGATACAGTGCTCTCCTCCGGAGGGGGAAGTCTGTCGGCTGGGGAAGCGCAGCTGCTGGCGTTTGCTCGGGTATTCCTGACGAACCCGGGGCTGGTTATCCTGGACGAAGCCAGCTCCCGTCTCGACCCGCTGACCGAAAACCGGATCGAGACGGCGATCACCCGGCTGCTGGAGTCGCGGACGTGCATGATCATCGCGCACCGTTTATCAACCGTGCAGCGAGCCGATCAGATCCTTATTTTGGAGAATGGCCGAATCGTGGAATATGGACCACGCAAAGAGCTGGCGGCTGACCCCGGTTCTCGGTTTAGCCGGATGCTGTCCGTTGGCCTGGAGGAGGTGTTGGCATGA